The following is a genomic window from Bombina bombina isolate aBomBom1 chromosome 3, aBomBom1.pri, whole genome shotgun sequence.
TGAGGAAGCCTTGAGTACATGACAACTCCAGAGTTAGAATGATCAGTATCTATATTTTACATTTATCCTGTGTATTTGCCTCCACTTACACCATACACTTGCCAGCCTGCCTGTCAATCAATGTGGGAGTGTACAAAACCTGCCAGTGGCATTGACTGAGATATGCACCTGGGCGCTAAAAAAAGGCTAAAACTGTATTCATATCCTTTATATTTTGTGGAAAATGCTCAAGTCccttaaaaaacaaatcaaataatatactgtatatatttttctgtgcaattaaatatgtattttaattttagctttaataagCATTTCCTTTTATATGTCCCTTTCCCCCTTTGATTCTTGTTACTGTCTAGAACTGGCATTACATCTTACCTGCTTTGTCCTGTGTGTTTCACAGGCTTTGGTGTATGTACTGCAACGACTGTCTGGAGTTCTGAGGCAGATACTGCTGTGCTGTTTTGGAAAACATTGTGTCTTGCACAAGACCTTGGTtagaaatttaaaggcacagtagagGCTGTGATGTCACactatgttcctttaagcattgACTTGAGAGTTCCTCAGTCTGTTGTGCAACTGTTTGTTCTTATGTGATTGCCAAGTCCTAGCCTCATTACAGGTTAATGACGACAAGACTAGCAAGTATTTTTGTGACTGCTACATATTGCTGTCCCAGTCTGTTCTTAATTAGATGATTACAAAGGCCTGTCCTGATTATTGCAAGTTACAAACATAATCaattcttaaaagggacataaaatacttaaaaaataaaaattaaaaaaagactgtATGGGGccaaatttatcaagctctgtatggagcttgatgctcctgtgtccgcgcgagccttcaggctcgctggaaacagaagttatgaagcagcggtctaaagaccgctgctccataacctgtccgcctgctctgaggccgagacgaatacgatcgggttgattgacaccccctgctagcagccgattggccgcgaatgtgcagggggcggcattgcaccagcagttaacaagaactgctcgtgcaattAAAAAtgaagacagcgtatgctgtcggcatttatcaatgtgcagcggacatttcTGCTTTCAAGATGCATAATTAAACGTTttataatacaatattaaattCTTTAACGTCATCTTAAATCATGTGATTGCCAAGCACCTTCTGGATTACAACACTTGGTTCCAGACTATGGTATTGGTATTCCTGCTGCTACCTTTTCTCTAACCATACGATTTCTACTTCTGTATTCTGCTCTCTCATAACATTCTGCAACCCTTTCAAACTAGATCCTAAAATGGTTATCTTTATATTTACGGTACATGGGATTTttttctgtaaatgtgtgtgtgtatgtatatatatatatatatatatatatatatatatatatatatatatatatatatatatatatatatatatatatatataatgggacagtttggagaacaATAAAATCTTATGTCACTTAGACAATATTTacgtgtcataatacagcttatacatgtaacctaaaggtagttttatatcattattaatacttttgtatatatagagccactagaaagatagtacagtactgtaatcagaacagtaaaataaatattatttgcattttagaaatcaaaaaatcaaaccaaagacacacGCTGAGAAGATTGtgtcattttacttttttaaaataaattaaataaaaaagtctagattacggaattttggatttggggatttgtatctctctctctctctatttcctctTTTACAGGTATTCATTGCCTTTCAGGTATGCAGCACCatacaaacaaataacaaacaaatccAGAAAAAAACTATTTACTTCAGATTTTCAACATTTGTAGTAAGACAATCCAGTTACAAGCACTGGAAAAATAGTGTTTAACACTGTTTATATAACTATATTCTATACTCTGTTTTGTTTATTTACATGTATTAAATACAATGGTTTAATGCACAGACAAGTGTATTTCCTATAGGACCTTAATTTTAATTGGTTCACTATTCCATAATATTGTAAAATGGCCGTGTTCACACTCTCCCCTTACAGTCAACAATGTACCCGAAACTTCTTTTTTAAATTTGAGAATATTTCCATTGCAATGTCCCTGATAGTTACATTTTATGTTTCCAATTAGTTGATCAAGACAGGACTCGTACACAATAAATTTCCTTTCTGTCCCAAAACGTTCTGAGTTTTCCGCTGTCGCTGTCTCACCTGATGTTCCAGCACTAGGGGTATTATCCGTTGAAAATATTGGTTCAACTTTTGGTACCTTGAGAGTAGATTGTGCACTACTTTTTGTGTACTCATAAATTGTTGgcatagctgatttctttaggcatTTACGTGAACCAATGATTTCATAGCTGTTCACAGTGAAATGAGTTGAACACAGACGGTAGTTTGAGCGTTTGGTTTCTGTTACCTCTTTGATCAAGGTATCCATGTCCTCAAAATGCTGCCCTGTACTTTCCAGCCAACGTCGTGCTTTCACCGGACATTTGGGAAAAATATGAAAGATTATCTCTCTTGAGCATCTTCCAGGCATCTGCCGTGATGGGCAGCCTTTAACAATGCACTTGCGCATCTGCAAAAGAagagtttttattaaataaattataacataacaGATAGATAAAAAGCACACTGTTCTCAGAGCTTACCAATTTTAAACAGTACAAAATTGAAAATGGATATCAGTTGTGTATTGTACAACAAATGCAATACGTTTAGACAATACTAAAATATACAGCAGTCGTAATAAGAATTCAGAATACAGAAGACTTACATTTACAAACAGACTCACAAGGTGCCAAAGTTTGCACGAATCTCAGTAAGAAGAAAACAGTTGTTTCTATGAATTAAATAaagaaagttacaaaaaaaaaaacaacaattatcatatgaaaaatttgttgaaaaaagcaCTATAGacagtaaataataaataaataaatgcccacaTTATACAGGAAAGGAAAGGCTAGGGGGAGGAGATGGCAATCAATGTGCTGCTGGTTTACAGTGCTGCTTCATATTTGActattctcttcaaacagtgcttcgcTCTGGATACACTGTGTTAAAGGGATGGTGTACCCTAAATTTcctgcccctttaatttgttcctaataatCAATTTTACCTACAAAAAAGCATTAAATAGTTACCCTCAACACAAATGGTATCTTGAGACGCTTATGTTGCTATATAGTGTTATTTATCTGAAGAAGACGtataatataaggtctaaaaaaatcccaaagattgggATGTGAGTTTTTAATCATCAAGTCCTAAGTATTtggctttggtatacagagataataaaaagaaacattgtgtgtgtgtgtgtgtgtgtgtgtgtgtgtacagaaagtgataaaataagattgaatttccctgcaagctcaacccattttaataggtagTGGTTTCAAGGAACAAAACCaattatttaatttacaaaaataaacctaaagatgcaatttctcatacattttataccctgcaaattttataacaagtcattggaaacacaaggCTGGCAAGGAGATATTTGAATCAGATCCACGTACAAAGTCCTGGTCCCTAGATTGAACGATCAGGGAACTACCAGGGCATGTATTACATCCGCTTCAGGATCTGAGACCTGGCACAATAATGAGGTAGCTTGTGATTCAGGAGAGAAGCCATGAGGTCAATCTGCAAAACCCCAATATCACACTATTTAGTCAACACCTACTGCATAAACCTGATTTAAATagatattgtactgtaaaattgtttttctcttaatgtgtttccaagttgtttttttatgtatatgaaatagagGCTTATGCTCATTGAAAGcacagtgaatttaaaagggttgagcttgtagaaagagcagaaatcttgaTCTATTTCTCTATACACATATGCCTCCTTATCTTGTGTTTCTGTCAATACACAAAGGCTGATACTAAGACAAAGCTAGTGTAACGACTAAGCCTATCCGCTCAGCCATGGCTTTGTggagagtgtgggcatgaaggggttaatggcctCTGGTTCCCTTACACCTATACTCTAAATCCTACCTACACCAGCCCAGATTAACAATACTGCCCCCACGAAGAGTACTGAATAAGGGTGTCTTGGGAACCCAATAACTTACACAAATTCAGATATTAGAgaaattattcatatttttaataacaaaagatAAATACGACTTCCTTTCATAGACAGAGAGTTCAGTACACCATAGCACATAATCTATGTCTAGAGACCAGAACCGCCCTACCCAACACATTAATCTTGTTGGGCAAGCAGCAGGGACATTGCGCCAACTGTGGGACAAGCATGAAGGGCAGCTAACACCAGTCCTAGCTTCCGGAGGTTCAGTACAAGTGGAGCGGAGAGCCAtcggcgccatcttggatttcaGCCTTGCTGTAACGGCCCCAGGCCGCAGCACTGACGAGTTCACAAACGGCTCAAGACAGAGCCTCACGAAACAGGGTAAGAATATACCCGCTTTATAGAGCACTGAGATCAGCGTAGCAGCTAATTGGAAATCAGTGGAAACTTCACTCATAACGTGGGCCGCAAATAAAACGCAGGGAGACAGCTATTATTACAGCAAAGCCCTTATCTGTCATTACCCACTAACAGCTAATTTGAATACCAGTCACTTGTTGGGGTTAATTATCACTTAATCAGTTATTGCTTCACCCCTTGACATAAGATATCTGTATCTCCCTGAGGACATTTAACCCCTATCACGCAGCACTGATATACCTTGTGCTGGACTGCAGTGTGAAGGGACGAAGAGATTGGGAGaataaaaataaagcaatataTACCGGTCATAAACTAATCAGTACAGAGGAGATTTCTCCAGGCCTGGCTTTGTTTTCACTGGTTATGCACAGTCGACTTATCTTTTACACCTAAGTGTAAAGTGCAGGGGACATCTGGGCAGTAGATCACATAGTACCCCCTCCTCACTTAGCTATGAAGTGTTACATGACCCAGATACTTCAAATCCACCAGGCACAAACCAAGCCCCTGGCCTTCATGTACCGCTTTCTGTCAAAGATATCAGTTGCACTCCACTGCATTTAATTATCTGCTTTATTGCTGTTGtccatgaaagtggataaatatttccTAAAACTCTCACCTGCCACAAAAGAAAATATGAGCTATAAAACTAAAGCAACGGAAAGAAAGCAAAGACATAAGGCTGAAGTTCATGCTGAAAGTCACCAACTGATAGAACACTCAGCTTCCCAAATGGGAGAACAGACACTGCTGCTGCAAgaactaaaataattttttctcCCCAAGATGGATTCTTTGCAAGCCGGAGTAGACACTTTAACAAGTGAGGTCCGTCCGTTCTCCTCCTGTCTTACTGCAGCAGAAACTCTAATATCCAAGGTGGAAGACAGGCAAACAAACTCAGACACCTCTCTTAGACAGGTCCATAAAGAAAATCAACACTTACAAGATCGAATAGACTTGGAGAACAGGAAAAGGCGCAACAACCTGCGTATAGTGGGTGTCCTAGAATCGGTAAAAGGAAAAGACCTACTGGAATTCACTGCTCTAACCTTCCCCAAATTGCTAGGAATGTCCCCAGACATACTACCAATTGATGTAGAGGGGGCTCACCGGGTAGGCCCCGAGAGAACTCAGGAACATGCCAAAATAAAAACCTAGACAGGTCATCTACAAATGCCTGAACTTCCAGGAAAAAATTTAAATCCTACGTGCATATAGAGCACGAAAAGAAGTGACCTATGAGGGATCCAGATAACTACTCTTTTAGGACTACTCGGCTGAAGTCACAAAGCAAAGAAAAGAATTTGCCCCATTATGTTCCAGTCTTCACGAGCAAGGTCGCCAGGTGGCGCTACTGTTTCCAGCCAAGCTTCATCTCCAAATAGCATCAGGAACCAAAATCTTCCACTCCCCCAAAGCTTTGCAAAGCTACCTAGCTACGGAGGAGCAGCAAGTCTCCACTTGAATTTCTACTAATGCGAACTGTGTGTCACCTGGATCAAAATGTAGCCTTTTGGATGGCTATGAAAGCTTTACTTTTAATTATTTCACTGGATTTTTTCACGTGGTTGCTGAGCATGCAACACCTGAGGAGTGTGGGTAGCAATCCTACTCCGTTAACTGAAGATGTCGGCTCAAAGGTGTTGCAGACTCCACTCCAATCTCACGCCTGCAAAAAGTAATAACTCAAATGTTTGTTCAATGTTTTCATATTGTTGAATGTTTTGTTTTAATATGTGGGTGGTTACGGTACAGGAACCTAATTTATTTGTTCTTGGCGCTTTGGGTACAGTCTGGGACAACTGTCAAAATGGTTTCCGAGTCCCCGCCGAGCCTTAAACTCACTGTGCCACAGGCGTAGGAACAAAGAATTTATCGGTAGAGATGTCAAATACTATAACGTTATGGTTAAGTCTCCCATgctattattttgttattatttaattgTTTGCTTGCTCTGATCCTTGTACTGAAATGTATACACTGCCTAGGATTTACTCAATATTTTCACGTGGATACTGATATTTATTATGTTGAGTGGTTGGGTGTGGGGAGGGAAGTAGCAGGTGTTTGTTCCCTGCGCTCTCGGTACAGTGGGAAACAGTTCCCAGGGCTCCTCCTGGGATCCCACCATGCCTTGATTTCACAGTGCCTGGGGCGCAGGGAAAGAGCACTTTTCTGAACAGATGTTGAAAACTATGATGAGGTTGTTAGCCCATTTACACTATTGTTCAGGTTGTTACTTAATTGGCTATTTGTTTTGTTCCTTGTACTTAAGCGCATAGTCTGTCAGGGTTTACAGGCCTCTCACTTCATGCGAACCAACATATTCTGATTGCTGGGATATTTGCCGCCTGTAAGTGGGTGCTTAATTGCATATATGTGCAATTAACATGTGGCAGGAAGGAGTGGAGAGTTTGCAACTTTCTCGTTCTTTATGTCTCTGGTGCACCATGGAGAATGCTTTAGGGCTGTTCTTTCAGCACAATGAAGCATCACAACATTGGCACCATTCCCGCAGGAACAATAAACCTACCACAGGGAATGAGGAATTCTATATTATCACAATAGGATTGTATGTTATATTGTCATGGATTTCACATAAATGTTTAGTTAACTATGTATTGCAATTGAAACGCACTAATTTCatatcatctagattgtaagttcccacgggaacagggccctcaattccccctgtatttgtctgtaaaattttgtgtcttatcgtatttctccactgtactgttatccttgtacccatgggcagcgctgcggaatctgtcggcgctttataaataaagaagaataataataataatatgagagtTTGATTAATTACCCAACCTTCTGGTTCTACAACACAGGGAAAGTGGTGGTTCCCTGCTCTCTGCAGCTTTGGTGCACCTATCAACATTTTAGTAACTGATTGTATTTGTCTACTCTTACTCCACTCTGGATGCGCCATACTCGTGGAGATGGGGGATACCTTACCAAGCATATTGACTCCTACAGTGGAGTTGCAGTTGCCAATCCCAACCTTTCATCACCAAGGTTAATATTACTAAGGTAATGGTCGGGCTGGAGGCTGTTTTTTCACTTATTACAGATGAAACACTCACTATCTTATCCTTGAAACCCCCCAAACCAGGTTTACACTACCCGACACACGCTGGTTAGTGCAAATGTCAATTTTCTATTAACCCCTTGACGCTGTATCTCTGTCCCCTGCAGACACCCTTATTGATCTAGGATGTCAAAAAATTATaacgtggaatgtggggggcattaacTCCCCCATAAAACGAAAGTCAATCCTTGCACATCTGCGTCGGATAGGAGCAGACATAgcttttttacaggagacccatctcACTGATGACGAGCATCTTAaatagggctgcacaattaatcgcgGATGCGTTttttaaaccgtgattaatcgacgcagttttaaaaccgcgagagtacgcaatttaaaaaaaaaaaatcttcagatcgtcatgaaaacggaggcggagagagaggatgagaggcggaccagtgtgtggttctgcaactcacttcctctttcggtttgtcacaatggactgattctcccactcacaaagatggtcactcccttgacctgatctttagctatctatctgcactctctcaaacttcacaaactcaccctttcctctttctgaccacctccttacttgcaacatatcatccctccctacaactctccctccttctgctcctcacaccaaacttcacagaagcattatgtcattagatcaacaacagctttctaattccctcaaacctctcctctcgtccttctccttttcctgccctgaccaatctatctgccactataactccacccttacatccgtccttgacaatctcgcccctcttaccatagctcggaaatcaaacactcatcctcagccttggcatactcctctgacacgatacctacgcagatgttcccgtactgctaagcggcactggagaaaatctaggaattcagctgattttcaacattacaaatttatcttgaactcctactattctgcccttactttccataagcaacattacttctctactcttatctctaatctttcttcaaacccaaaatgtttgttctccactttcaatacccttctccgccctcccccacctcctaatacaacttctctgtcagctcaagacttcaataacaaaatcaactccatcagaaatgaaatcagctctcaacataattcctttctctcaccccctcaaatgctctcattcaaccacaacccacataaccttaaacttagctcattctcccctgtcactgaggaagaagtctcggcacttatactgcgctctcacctcactacctgtccccttgaccctatcccctcacagctactcccctccctctctgctaccctcacccctatactcacacacactttcaacctctccctcagcaccggtatatttccctcatcgctgaaacatgcactggtcacaccagtcctcaaaaaaaccttcccttgatcctacctccccatccaactaccgccctatttccctcctccctcttgcatcaaagcttctcgaaaaactagtttatgcacgcctatcccatttcctttcaataaactccctccttgacccactgcaatctggatttcgtccccatcactccacagagacagcaattgttaaggttaccactgacctacttacagcaaaatcaaaaggccacttctctctgcttatccttcttgatcgatacagtcttgataaaggcgcaaggtacagcgctgaaacgcgtagaaaacgacattgagtgtggatactattagctccagcagaaggatcacaggaacactccccccacgatccggctacccgataggtcctccgtgcaccacgtcagacggacatcaaacacacctgggtaggaagtagttgcggaagcgacccaaacggcggcacgccgacgggagaaacaacaaactcggcttgtacacagaagcactcttcccagaacccacggcaccacgataaatatcacggaggtaagggatatcggaggtccggttagggggagttgagccaatttgtttttacctttgggactttttaatctatggactagttgtggccacaacttaagaataccctatcagatatattactaaagaatcacaatatctgaactcactgaaaaacattattttttaacaattacactttttttcataggATATGGATATGCTCTAATATATGCTTTAATTACAAAGATACGGAACACCATATGAATTGTCTACAGcaacagtatttgtatttgtattttaacatgttttaagtaaatgtttttttctaaaccactGTATAATTTTTTCATTCACTTATAAGTATATTTACAATATTGTATTCACAACATTGTGCTTACACATTACGGATAGAAGTATTAAGGAATAGGATAAATACCAGTAGTATCTGTTGCGGATGGGAATATtactaatgcacatatatacacgcactgcactttaaactaagtttcaaacaatatatattgttacaaaattgccGATTAGGGGAAATAAGTTTTAACACGGAGTACACTCTTTTGTAGAAACGTCTACCGCCACATAGCatagtgattaatttattaacattttaatttaggatttttgtgagaagatttgaaggattttaaggaatagttaagaatcacagtccaactcacagctctttttgagcgctccccacccccaccttgcacactttcacacatctgatattgggagcatatcagacttggggaagcaagTTGAGTCTGATCTAAGCTTCACTCCTCACCCCCTCTTTTtgtatccttcttgatctgtccgcagcctttgacactgtcgaccaccctcttttgctccaaaccctccaatccttcggcatctgtaacacagccctctcgtggctctcttcctacctgtcaaactgtacctttagtgtagccttctctggggcctcctctgccccgtcaccactttctgtcggagta
Proteins encoded in this region:
- the LOC128653884 gene encoding uncharacterized protein LOC128653884 — encoded protein: MNFGMRKCIVKGCPSRQMPGRCSREIIFHIFPKCPVKARRWLESTGQHFEDMDTLIKEVTETKRSNYRLCSTHFTVNSYEIIGSRKCLKKSAMPTIYEYTKSSAQSTLKVPKVEPIFSTDNTPSAGTSGETATAENSERFGTERKFIVYESCLDQLIGNIKCNYQGHCNGNILKFKKEVSGTLLTVRGECEHGHFTILWNSEPIKIKVL